The Streptomyces sp. ALI-76-A nucleotide sequence CTGTTGCTGCGGGGCCTGTTGGTGGTGGGTCTGCTGGTGCTGGGCCTGCTGGTACACAGGCCGGCCGAACTCGTCGTAGCCGACGAGCTCGTACTGGTCGTCGTGACCGCCGCCGTGTCCCGCGTCGTATCGGTCGTTCACCGGTGCCCCCTCTCGGCTCACTCGCCGCGGTACAGCTCGCGCTTGTCGATGTAGCGCACGACTCCGTCCGGCACCAGATACCAGACGGGGTCGCCCTTGGCGACCCTCGCACGGCAGTCGGTGGAGGAGATGGCGAGGGCGGGGACCTCGACGAGCGAGACACCGCCTTCGGGGAGGCCGGGGTCGGACAGGACGTGACCCGGCCGGGTGACGCCGATGAAGTGCGCGAGGGCGAACAGCTCGTCCGCGTCCCGCCAGGTCAGGATCTGCCCGAGGGCGTCGGCGCCGGTGATGAAGAAGAGGTCGGTGTCGGAGTTGAGCGCCTTCAGGTCGCGCAGGGTGTCCGTGGTGTAGGTGGGGCCGCCGCGGTCGATGTCGATGCGGCTGACCGAGAACTGGGGGTTCTCGGCGGTCGCGATGACGGTCATCAGATAGCGGTCCTCGGCCGGGGAGACCGCGCGGTGGCTCTTCTGCCACGGCTGACCGGTCGGGACGAACACCACCTCGTCCAGGTGGAACTGCGCGGCGACCTCGCTGGCCGCCACGAGGTGCCCGTGGTGGATCGGGTCGAACGTGCCGCCC carries:
- the nadD gene encoding nicotinate-nucleotide adenylyltransferase gives rise to the protein MGGTFDPIHHGHLVAASEVAAQFHLDEVVFVPTGQPWQKSHRAVSPAEDRYLMTVIATAENPQFSVSRIDIDRGGPTYTTDTLRDLKALNSDTDLFFITGADALGQILTWRDADELFALAHFIGVTRPGHVLSDPGLPEGGVSLVEVPALAISSTDCRARVAKGDPVWYLVPDGVVRYIDKRELYRGE